The following DNA comes from Paraburkholderia sp. PGU19.
GAGCCGCGCCCACTAGCCAGGGCATCAACGACGCGTTTTCGACGGGATCCCAGAACCACCAACCGCCCCACCCGAGTTCAGAGTAAGCCCACCATGATCCGACGGCGATACCCACGCCGAGAAACGCCCAAGCCACGTTTGTCCATGGGCGAGACCAGCGTGCCCAAGCGGCGTCGAGCTTACCATCCAGCAGGGCCGCGATGGCGAAGGCGAACGCGACCGAAAAGCCAACATAGCCCATGTACAGTATGGGCGGATGGACGATCAGGCCGACGTCCTGCAACACAGGATTGAGGTCCCGGCCATCGACTGGGACATTGGGTAATAATCGCGCAAATGGGTTTGAGGTGCCGATCAGAAACAGAAGGAAACCAGTGCTTATCATGCCCATCACGGCCAGCACTCGCGCCAGCATCGCCTCCGGTAGTTGGCGCGCGCAGAGCGAGACCGCGGTTGTCCATCCTGCCAGTATCAAGGCCCACAGGAGCAACGAGCCCTCATGCGCACCCCAGATTCCACTAAGCTTGTAGTACCATGGCAGCGCACTGTTGGAATTTTGTGCAACATACGCAACCGAGAAATCGTCAGTCAGGAAAGCGTGCGCCAGGCAGGCGAAGCTGAACATCAAGAACATGAGCTGTCCCCGCGCGGCCGGCTTCGCCAGCGCCATCCAGCGCTGATCGCCCCGCCAGGCACCTGCTAAGGGGACGCTTGCTTGTACCAGCGCGAGGCATAGCGCCAGGATCAGGGCTAATAGTCCGAGTTCCGGGATCATCGATACGACTCCTGTTTGCCGCGCAGAAGCTGGTCTCTCGCACCGATTTTCTTCAGCGCACTCCTCGCCTCCGGTGGCGTGTATTTCTCATCATGCTTGGCGAGGACTTCATCAGCGTGGAGTGCGCCGTCAGGCTCTATGCGACCCATGGCGACAATACCTTGGCCCTCGCGGAAAAGGTCGGGCAGAATGCCCTCGTAGCGCACGAGGATGCTGCTCTCGCCGTCCGTCACGATAAATCGCAGTGCCAGTGAACCCGGCGTGCGTTTCAACGAACCGGTCTCTACCAGCCCGCCCGCGCGAACGCGTGTGCCGCGCGGTGCCTCACCAGCAGCGATCTGGCTTGGGGTGTAAAACAGAT
Coding sequences within:
- the ccmE gene encoding cytochrome c maturation protein CcmE, with protein sequence MTPARKKRLYWMLALLCGASAAAALAMAALRQNINLFYTPSQIAAGEAPRGTRVRAGGLVETGSLKRTPGSLALRFIVTDGESSILVRYEGILPDLFREGQGIVAMGRIEPDGALHADEVLAKHDEKYTPPEARSALKKIGARDQLLRGKQESYR